From Saccharothrix espanaensis DSM 44229, the proteins below share one genomic window:
- a CDS encoding penicillin-binding transpeptidase domain-containing protein has translation MNRTSKRWILAGGGVAAVAVIVAGTIVLWPNDSRSATTLPTVKPLPAPIAQQFAAALMAGNAAQAASVTDNTAVAQPAIEKMLQGMKGVTYGARIGASPAVGDDTTSATLSADVTWTLPDSTPLKYAVPLELRRSNDKWQVHWTPALLHPDLAEGQSLAYSQTSGDGAVLDRNGTAVPPGFAPVVMSSVTKTMGSAAGEPGWQVAAVDAAGTPVSVLAEKKAKVRQPMTLTLDPPTQNAAQGAVDQVQLPAVVVALAPSNGEILAVAQNTAASAGGPISLQNYYEPGSTFKIVTATAALMSGNVTADTPVECPGKKTIGPRQIVNDEQFDLGTVPVHRAFAASCNTSFSQLAADLPATALPQAASLFGLGADYTVAGLTTNTGKVPPSETVTQRVEAGIGQGTMQTTPFGMALAAATVAKGSTPTPQLIREIPTEGGQGRALPGGVVSALRSMMGEVVTGGTAQALAGLGGVRGKTGTAQHGDGTSSHGWFVGYRGDLAFAVLVVDAGTSKVAVSTTANFLGAL, from the coding sequence GTGAACAGGACGAGCAAGAGATGGATCTTGGCCGGCGGGGGCGTGGCGGCGGTGGCCGTCATCGTGGCGGGCACAATCGTGTTGTGGCCGAACGACAGCAGATCGGCCACGACACTGCCGACCGTCAAGCCCCTGCCGGCACCGATCGCCCAGCAGTTCGCCGCCGCGCTGATGGCCGGCAACGCGGCGCAGGCGGCGTCGGTGACCGACAACACCGCCGTCGCGCAGCCCGCGATCGAGAAGATGCTGCAGGGCATGAAAGGCGTGACCTACGGCGCACGGATCGGCGCGTCGCCGGCGGTCGGTGACGACACCACGTCCGCCACGCTGAGCGCCGACGTGACGTGGACGCTGCCGGACAGCACGCCGCTGAAGTACGCGGTGCCGCTGGAACTGCGCCGTTCGAACGACAAGTGGCAGGTCCACTGGACGCCCGCGCTGCTGCACCCCGACCTGGCCGAGGGCCAGTCCCTCGCCTACAGCCAGACCTCCGGCGACGGCGCGGTGCTCGACCGCAACGGAACGGCCGTGCCACCGGGTTTCGCGCCCGTGGTGATGTCCTCGGTGACCAAGACCATGGGCAGCGCCGCCGGCGAACCGGGCTGGCAGGTGGCCGCGGTGGACGCCGCCGGCACGCCGGTCTCGGTGCTGGCGGAGAAGAAGGCCAAGGTCCGGCAGCCGATGACGTTGACGCTGGACCCGCCCACCCAGAACGCCGCTCAAGGTGCCGTCGACCAGGTCCAGTTGCCCGCGGTGGTCGTGGCGCTGGCTCCGTCCAACGGCGAGATCCTGGCCGTGGCGCAGAACACCGCCGCGAGCGCCGGCGGGCCGATCTCGTTGCAGAACTACTACGAGCCGGGGTCGACGTTCAAGATCGTGACCGCGACAGCGGCGCTGATGTCGGGCAACGTCACCGCGGACACGCCCGTGGAGTGCCCGGGGAAGAAGACCATCGGGCCGCGGCAGATCGTGAACGACGAGCAGTTCGACCTCGGGACGGTGCCGGTGCACCGGGCGTTCGCGGCGTCGTGCAACACCAGCTTCAGCCAGTTGGCGGCGGACCTGCCGGCCACCGCGCTGCCGCAGGCGGCCTCGCTGTTCGGGCTGGGCGCGGACTACACGGTCGCGGGCCTGACCACGAACACCGGCAAGGTCCCGCCGTCGGAGACGGTCACCCAGCGCGTCGAGGCGGGCATCGGCCAGGGCACCATGCAGACCACGCCGTTCGGCATGGCGCTGGCCGCGGCGACCGTGGCGAAGGGCAGCACCCCGACACCGCAGCTGATCCGCGAGATCCCGACCGAGGGCGGGCAGGGCCGGGCCCTGCCGGGCGGGGTGGTCTCGGCGCTGCGCTCGATGATGGGTGAGGTCGTGACCGGCGGCACGGCGCAGGCGCTCGCCGGGCTCGGCGGCGTGCGGGGCAAGACCGGGACGGCCCAGCACGGCGACGGGACCAGCTCGCACGGCTGGTTCGTCGGCTACCGGGGCGACCTCGCGTTCGCGGTGCTGGTGGTGGACGCGGGCACGTCCAAGGTCGCGGTCAGCACGACCGCGAACTTCCTCGGTGCCTTGTAA
- a CDS encoding nucleotidyltransferase family protein, translated as MRVAGLLLAAGAGRRFGGPKALVSRGGALWVESARSVLRDAGCAPVVVVLGAAADEVRARAALDDAVVVENAAWATGMGSSLRVGLAALDSSADAVVVLPVDTPGVTSRAVRRFVDLASPTALLRASYDGAPGHPVLLGRAHWAAVAESATGDAGARDYLRTHGAVSVPCEDLADGADVDRPEDLR; from the coding sequence ATGCGGGTCGCTGGTTTGCTGCTCGCCGCGGGCGCCGGGCGCAGGTTCGGCGGTCCCAAGGCGCTCGTGTCGCGCGGCGGCGCGCTGTGGGTCGAGTCGGCCCGGTCCGTGCTGCGCGACGCCGGGTGCGCGCCGGTGGTCGTGGTGTTGGGCGCGGCTGCCGACGAGGTGCGCGCACGTGCGGCGTTGGACGACGCCGTGGTTGTGGAGAATGCCGCGTGGGCGACGGGTATGGGTTCGTCGTTGAGGGTGGGTCTGGCGGCGTTGGACTCGTCGGCGGACGCCGTTGTCGTGCTGCCGGTGGACACGCCGGGCGTGACGAGTAGAGCGGTCCGACGGTTCGTCGACCTCGCGTCGCCCACGGCGTTGCTGCGCGCGTCTTACGACGGCGCGCCGGGGCACCCGGTGTTGTTGGGCCGTGCGCACTGGGCGGCCGTGGCGGAGTCGGCGACCGGTGACGCCGGCGCGCGTGACTACCTGCGGACGCACGGCGCGGTGTCGGTGCCGTGCGAGGACCTCGCGGACGGCGCGGACGTCGACCGGCCGGAGGATCTGCGCTGA
- a CDS encoding SIS domain-containing protein yields MTETVPGSDFGDVVRTHLTRVEQQNAGALDDVAELVLASVQADGMVLAAGAGHSLAAVAETFYRAGGLACVRPIYHPELLPMHGAVSSTSAERRSGLAAEVLRDAGLAAHDVLFVFSTSGVNPYPVELAVLAADAGCPVVAVTSLAASAAAPRRAGTTLAENATVVLDNLVPPGDATYPPDNPVTAAVSTIATAFLWNLLLVRLLDKAAESGVDLPLWRSANVEGGDAANSDLLRKYQTRIPQLG; encoded by the coding sequence ATGACCGAGACCGTGCCCGGCTCCGACTTCGGCGACGTCGTGCGCACCCACCTGACCAGGGTGGAGCAGCAGAACGCCGGTGCGCTGGACGATGTCGCCGAGCTCGTCCTGGCCAGCGTCCAGGCGGACGGGATGGTGCTCGCGGCGGGTGCCGGCCACTCGCTGGCCGCCGTCGCCGAGACCTTCTACCGCGCCGGCGGGCTGGCCTGCGTGCGCCCGATCTACCACCCGGAACTGCTGCCCATGCACGGCGCGGTGAGCAGCACGTCCGCCGAGCGCCGCTCCGGCCTGGCCGCCGAGGTGCTGCGCGACGCCGGACTGGCCGCCCACGACGTGCTGTTCGTGTTCTCTACCTCGGGCGTCAACCCGTACCCGGTGGAACTGGCCGTGCTGGCGGCCGACGCGGGCTGCCCCGTGGTCGCGGTGACGTCCCTGGCCGCCAGCGCCGCCGCACCGCGCCGCGCGGGCACCACGCTGGCCGAGAACGCCACCGTCGTGCTGGACAACCTGGTGCCGCCCGGTGACGCCACCTACCCGCCGGACAACCCGGTCACCGCGGCCGTGTCGACGATCGCCACCGCGTTCCTGTGGAACCTGCTGCTGGTGCGGCTGCTGGACAAGGCCGCCGAGTCGGGCGTGGACCTGCCGCTGTGGCGCAGCGCGAACGTCGAGGGCGGCGACGCCGCGAACTCCGACCTGCTGCGCAAGTACCAGACCCGCATCCCGCAGCTCGGCTGA
- a CDS encoding alpha/beta fold hydrolase: MTEQLGVQTAEGVFDAIAAGPEDGRPVLFLHGFPEAAVAWEHQVAVLGRAGYRAVAFDQRGYSPGVRPERALEYGLESLVGDVLAVADSLGWSTFDLVGHDWGATVAWWTAYEHPDRLRTLTAVSAPHPRALADALQTDEDQHMRSAYLTEWRQSSTERRMLADNGAALRRMFEWQVPPSRVDDYLQRLAEPGALTAALNWYRGGRPGGRVEHVTVPTMYVWSTEDVAFGSTAAFDTAKWVSGPYRFEMLEDVSHWVPEQVPEVFTALLLEHLGS; encoded by the coding sequence GTGACCGAACAGCTCGGGGTGCAGACGGCCGAAGGTGTGTTCGACGCGATCGCGGCCGGTCCGGAGGACGGCCGGCCGGTGCTGTTCCTGCACGGCTTCCCGGAGGCCGCGGTGGCGTGGGAGCACCAGGTGGCGGTGCTCGGGCGGGCCGGCTACCGGGCGGTGGCCTTCGACCAGCGCGGCTACTCCCCCGGCGTGCGCCCGGAGCGGGCGCTGGAGTACGGGCTGGAGTCGCTGGTCGGCGACGTGCTGGCGGTCGCGGACTCGCTCGGCTGGTCGACGTTCGACCTGGTGGGGCACGACTGGGGCGCGACGGTGGCGTGGTGGACGGCGTACGAGCACCCCGACCGGCTGCGGACGTTGACCGCGGTGTCCGCGCCGCACCCGCGTGCCCTGGCCGACGCGTTGCAGACCGACGAGGACCAGCACATGCGGTCGGCGTACCTGACCGAGTGGCGGCAGAGTTCCACCGAACGGCGGATGCTGGCCGACAACGGCGCGGCGCTGCGGAGGATGTTCGAGTGGCAGGTCCCGCCGTCACGGGTCGACGACTACCTCCAGCGGCTGGCCGAGCCGGGCGCGTTGACCGCCGCGCTGAACTGGTACCGAGGGGGCCGTCCGGGCGGCCGGGTCGAGCACGTGACGGTGCCCACCATGTACGTCTGGAGCACCGAGGACGTGGCGTTCGGGTCCACGGCGGCGTTCGACACGGCCAAGTGGGTCAGCGGGCCTTACCGCTTCGAGATGCTGGAGGACGTCTCGCACTGGGTGCCGGAGCAGGTGCCGGAGGTGTTCACCGCGCTGCTGCTGGAGCATCTCGGATCGTGA
- a CDS encoding ABC transporter ATP-binding protein, producing MRSAMAASGAPRGVRRGTFRRVVGFARPHRAKLAAFLLLTVVSSVLAVTTPVLAGRVVDAIVGGRDVSVVVWLAVVIAGIAVVDAGLGLLERWQSTRIGEGLIYDLRRAVYEHVQRMPVAFFTRTRTGALVSRLNNDVIGAQRAFTSTLSGVVTNVIQLGLSLGVMFTLSWQVTALALLLLPVFVLPARRMGSRMADLQREAATLNAGMTTQMTERFSAPGATLVKLFGRPRAEADEFGARAARVRDIGIRTAMATRWFLTGLTLVSALAQALVYGLGGYLALTGHLAAGTVVSLALLLTRLYSPLTALANARVDVMTALVSFERVFEVLDLKPMIDESPNAREVPAGPVSVEFDDVRFGYPAADRVSLASLESVATLDTRGGEEVLHGISFRAEPGQLVALVGSSGAGKSTIASLVPRLYDVDSGSVSLSDVDVRDLTFESVRGAVGVVTQDGHLFHDSIRANLTYPRPEATDDELWDALDRARLRTLVEALPDGLDTVVGERGYRLSGGERQRLTIARLLIARPRVVILDEATAHLDSESEAAVQAALTEALQGRTALVIAHRLSTVRAADQILVVEDGRVVERGTHPELLAADGRYAELYRTQFDETPAVA from the coding sequence ATGCGCAGTGCGATGGCGGCGTCCGGCGCGCCCAGAGGGGTGCGGCGGGGGACGTTCCGGCGGGTGGTGGGGTTCGCTCGGCCGCATCGCGCCAAGCTGGCCGCCTTCCTGTTGCTCACCGTAGTCTCTTCCGTGCTCGCTGTGACCACCCCGGTGTTGGCGGGGCGGGTGGTCGACGCGATCGTCGGTGGGCGGGACGTGTCGGTCGTGGTCTGGCTGGCCGTGGTGATCGCCGGGATCGCCGTGGTCGACGCGGGGCTGGGGCTGCTCGAACGCTGGCAGTCGACGCGGATCGGCGAAGGGCTCATCTACGACCTGCGGCGGGCGGTGTACGAGCACGTCCAGCGGATGCCGGTCGCGTTCTTCACCCGCACCCGCACCGGGGCGCTGGTCAGCCGGCTGAACAACGACGTGATCGGCGCGCAGCGGGCGTTCACCTCCACCCTCTCCGGGGTGGTCACCAACGTGATCCAGCTCGGGCTGTCACTCGGCGTGATGTTCACGCTGTCGTGGCAGGTCACGGCGCTCGCGCTGCTCCTGCTCCCGGTGTTCGTGCTGCCCGCGCGGCGCATGGGCAGCCGGATGGCCGACCTGCAACGCGAGGCGGCCACCCTTAACGCGGGCATGACCACCCAGATGACCGAGCGGTTCTCCGCGCCCGGCGCGACGCTCGTCAAGCTGTTCGGCCGGCCGCGCGCCGAAGCCGACGAGTTCGGGGCCCGCGCCGCCCGCGTCCGCGACATCGGCATCCGCACCGCGATGGCCACCCGCTGGTTCCTCACCGGCCTCACCCTGGTCTCCGCGCTGGCCCAGGCCCTCGTCTACGGCCTCGGCGGCTACCTCGCGCTCACCGGCCACCTCGCGGCGGGCACGGTCGTCTCGCTCGCCCTGCTGCTGACCCGCCTCTACTCGCCGCTGACCGCGCTCGCCAACGCGCGCGTCGACGTGATGACCGCCCTGGTCTCCTTCGAGCGGGTCTTCGAGGTGCTCGACCTCAAGCCGATGATCGACGAGTCGCCCAACGCCCGCGAGGTGCCGGCGGGGCCGGTGTCCGTCGAGTTCGACGACGTCCGGTTCGGCTACCCGGCCGCCGACAGGGTGTCGCTCGCCTCGCTCGAATCAGTGGCCACGCTGGACACCCGGGGCGGCGAGGAGGTGCTGCACGGGATCAGCTTCCGCGCCGAGCCCGGTCAGCTCGTCGCGCTGGTCGGCTCGTCGGGCGCGGGCAAGTCGACCATCGCCTCGCTCGTGCCCCGGCTCTACGACGTGGACTCCGGTTCCGTGTCGCTGTCCGACGTGGACGTCCGCGACCTCACGTTCGAGTCGGTGCGCGGCGCGGTCGGGGTGGTCACCCAGGACGGGCACCTCTTCCACGACTCGATCCGGGCCAACCTGACCTACCCGCGCCCGGAGGCGACCGACGACGAGCTCTGGGACGCCCTGGACCGCGCCCGGTTGCGGACCCTGGTCGAAGCGCTGCCCGACGGCCTGGACACGGTGGTGGGGGAGCGGGGCTACCGGCTCTCCGGCGGCGAGCGGCAGCGGCTGACCATCGCCCGGCTGCTGATCGCCCGGCCCCGGGTGGTGATTCTGGACGAGGCCACCGCGCACCTGGACTCCGAGTCGGAAGCCGCCGTGCAGGCCGCGCTCACCGAGGCGTTGCAGGGCCGGACCGCGCTGGTGATCGCGCACCGGCTGTCCACGGTCCGCGCGGCCGACCAGATCCTGGTGGTGGAGGACGGCCGGGTCGTGGAACGCGGCACGCACCCTGAACTCCTCGCCGCCGACGGACGTTACGCCGAGCTGTACCGCACCCAGTTCGACGAAACGCCCGCCGTGGCCTGA
- a CDS encoding helix-turn-helix domain-containing protein: MTELTYSERRVATLAACGHSNRAIAMRLHITVSTVEQHLTRVYRKLAVSSRTELKGHQALV; the protein is encoded by the coding sequence ATGACGGAGTTGACCTACTCGGAGCGCAGGGTCGCGACCCTCGCCGCGTGTGGCCACAGCAACCGGGCTATCGCGATGCGGCTGCACATCACCGTGAGCACCGTGGAGCAGCACCTGACCAGGGTGTACCGCAAGCTGGCGGTGTCCAGCCGGACCGAGCTGAAGGGACACCAAGCCCTAGTGTGA
- a CDS encoding enoyl-CoA hydratase/isomerase family protein, whose translation MSAPTTIDADLLERGGVRLVVDGPRATVTLDRPDVLNAQTPSTWAALRAIGVQLDPDVRVVVVRGSGRAFSAGLDRRMFSGAPVEGEPGLPEITLRGPEGGAALIAEFQEGFRWLRDPGRVTIAAVRGHAIGAGFQLALACDFRVAADDVQFCMAETSLGLVPDLGGTLPLVRLVGYARAAEICVTGRRVGGEEALRIGLANSVVPVDGLDAAVDDLVAQVVRPMPGAVRETLALLAHAADGASEEEQLVAERAAQVRRLAELTALATGATSA comes from the coding sequence ATGTCGGCACCGACGACCATCGACGCCGACCTGCTGGAGCGCGGTGGCGTGCGGCTCGTCGTCGACGGACCGCGCGCGACGGTCACGCTCGACCGTCCCGATGTGCTCAACGCACAGACGCCGTCCACTTGGGCGGCGTTGAGGGCGATCGGCGTGCAGTTGGACCCGGACGTCCGCGTTGTGGTCGTCCGGGGCTCCGGTCGTGCCTTCTCCGCTGGGCTGGACCGGCGCATGTTCAGCGGCGCTCCGGTCGAGGGCGAGCCCGGCCTGCCGGAGATCACCCTGCGGGGACCCGAAGGCGGCGCCGCGTTGATCGCGGAGTTCCAGGAGGGTTTCCGCTGGCTGCGCGACCCCGGCCGGGTCACGATCGCCGCGGTGCGCGGGCACGCCATCGGTGCGGGCTTCCAGCTCGCGCTGGCGTGCGACTTCCGCGTGGCCGCCGACGACGTGCAGTTCTGCATGGCCGAGACGTCCCTCGGTCTGGTGCCCGACCTCGGCGGCACGTTGCCGCTGGTCCGACTGGTCGGGTATGCCCGCGCGGCCGAAATCTGCGTGACCGGCCGCCGGGTGGGCGGTGAGGAGGCGCTGCGGATCGGTCTGGCGAACTCCGTCGTGCCCGTCGACGGCCTCGACGCCGCGGTGGACGACCTGGTCGCCCAGGTCGTGCGCCCGATGCCGGGTGCCGTGCGGGAGACGCTCGCGCTGCTCGCGCACGCGGCGGACGGGGCGTCCGAGGAAGAGCAGTTGGTCGCCGAACGCGCCGCGCAGGTGCGGCGGCTCGCCGAACTGACCGCTCTCGCCACCGGCGCGACCTCGGCCTGA
- a CDS encoding alpha/beta hydrolase yields MEPAIDVLAPTGPVRAVVLVLHGGSVEGHLPVSRRKLPYLRMVPFARSIHRRAEGVAVWLLRHTHNGWNAPHMHPVQDARWALDKIRREHPGVPVVLVGHSMGGRTALYVADDPQVIAVCALAPWIEAGDPYQGLAGRALLIAHGDHDRTTDPAASYRYALRARQVTDRVARFTVLREGHAMLFRFRYWTRLVTDFVLGVLDVEPLAPYLSNAMREPTPRGLNVPLGGTRGGIR; encoded by the coding sequence GTGGAACCCGCCATCGACGTCCTCGCACCCACCGGACCGGTCCGCGCGGTGGTACTGGTGCTGCACGGCGGCAGTGTCGAGGGTCACCTGCCGGTGAGCCGCCGCAAGCTGCCCTACCTGCGGATGGTTCCGTTCGCGCGGTCGATCCACCGTCGTGCCGAGGGCGTCGCCGTGTGGCTGCTGAGGCACACCCACAACGGCTGGAACGCGCCGCACATGCACCCCGTGCAGGACGCGCGCTGGGCACTGGACAAGATCCGCCGTGAGCACCCCGGCGTGCCTGTAGTGCTCGTCGGGCACTCCATGGGCGGCCGGACCGCCCTCTACGTCGCAGATGACCCGCAGGTGATCGCGGTGTGCGCGCTCGCGCCGTGGATCGAGGCCGGCGACCCGTACCAGGGGCTCGCCGGGCGTGCGCTGCTCATCGCGCACGGCGACCACGACCGCACCACGGATCCGGCCGCGTCCTACCGGTACGCGTTGCGCGCCCGACAGGTCACCGACCGCGTCGCGCGCTTCACCGTGCTGCGGGAGGGCCACGCCATGTTGTTCCGCTTCCGCTACTGGACCCGCCTGGTCACCGATTTCGTTCTCGGCGTGCTCGACGTCGAACCGCTCGCCCCCTATCTGTCGAACGCCATGCGCGAGCCCACACCGAGGGGCTTGAACGTCCCACTGGGAGGAACGCGTGGTGGTATCCGGTGA
- a CDS encoding NAD(P)/FAD-dependent oxidoreductase — MVVSGERQRVAVIGSGVSGLTAAYLLQRRHDVVLFEQDDRLGGHAHTHELATAGGGTTMVDSGFIVHNERTYPNLVRLFRELGVSTQDSEMSMSVRCRGCGLEYAGARKLAGLFAQPRNLARPAYLRMLAEVARFHRHAKRLLAVPDEHDTTLGAFLAIGGYSQYFVDHFILPVVSAVWSAGPEVGRRYPARYLFEFLANHGMLSVGGTPQWKTVVGGSRAYVERAAKGLTAVQVSTPIRSVRRTADGVELRDDADQRYLADKVVVATHPDQALSLLTDPTDAEREVLGAFRYSRNETWLHNDPGVLPESPGAQASWNVLKPSCHERGGPVLVSYHMNRLMRLAEPLDYVVTLNATDLVDQGSVIARMVYEHPVYTPESVAAQRRLPELNTGRTAYAGAYHGWGFHEDGCASGVRAATSLGATW, encoded by the coding sequence GTGGTGGTATCCGGTGAACGGCAACGGGTAGCGGTGATCGGCAGCGGCGTCTCCGGACTCACCGCCGCCTACCTGCTCCAGCGCCGCCACGACGTGGTGCTGTTCGAACAGGACGATCGACTCGGCGGCCACGCCCACACCCACGAGCTGGCCACCGCCGGCGGCGGCACGACCATGGTGGACAGCGGTTTCATCGTCCACAACGAACGGACCTACCCCAACCTGGTGCGGCTGTTCCGGGAGCTGGGCGTGTCCACCCAGGACTCCGAGATGTCGATGAGCGTCCGGTGCCGGGGCTGCGGCCTGGAGTACGCGGGCGCGCGCAAGCTGGCCGGGCTGTTCGCGCAGCCGCGCAACCTCGCCCGGCCCGCCTACTTGCGGATGCTCGCCGAGGTCGCCCGGTTCCACCGGCACGCGAAGCGACTGCTGGCGGTGCCCGACGAGCACGACACGACGTTGGGCGCGTTCCTGGCCATCGGCGGCTACTCGCAGTACTTCGTGGACCACTTCATCTTGCCCGTGGTCTCCGCCGTGTGGTCGGCCGGGCCCGAGGTCGGCCGGCGCTACCCGGCGCGGTACCTGTTCGAGTTCCTGGCCAACCACGGCATGTTGTCCGTAGGCGGCACACCGCAGTGGAAGACCGTGGTCGGCGGGTCGCGTGCGTACGTCGAGCGCGCTGCGAAGGGCCTTACGGCAGTGCAGGTGTCCACGCCCATCCGCAGCGTGCGGCGGACGGCGGACGGCGTGGAACTGCGCGACGACGCCGACCAGCGGTACCTTGCGGACAAGGTCGTCGTCGCCACCCACCCCGACCAGGCGCTGAGCCTGCTCACCGACCCGACCGACGCCGAACGCGAGGTGCTCGGGGCGTTCCGCTACTCCCGCAACGAGACCTGGCTGCACAACGACCCGGGCGTGCTGCCGGAGAGTCCCGGCGCGCAGGCGTCCTGGAACGTGCTCAAGCCCTCGTGCCACGAGCGCGGTGGACCCGTTCTGGTGAGTTATCACATGAATCGGCTGATGCGGCTCGCGGAACCCCTTGACTACGTGGTGACACTGAACGCGACCGATCTGGTCGACCAGGGTTCGGTGATCGCGCGCATGGTCTACGAGCACCCCGTCTACACGCCGGAATCCGTTGCCGCGCAACGGCGGCTCCCGGAGCTCAACACCGGTCGCACGGCGTACGCGGGTGCTTACCACGGGTGGGGCTTCCACGAAGACGGGTGCGCCTCGGGGGTGCGTGCGGCGACGAGTCTCGGAGCGACCTGGTGA
- a CDS encoding helix-turn-helix domain-containing protein has product MADLKKGARITGATRDKLAADLKKKYEKGASIRALAESTGRSYGFVHRVLSESGVQLRGRGGATRTKKK; this is encoded by the coding sequence GTGGCTGACCTGAAGAAGGGCGCCCGGATCACCGGCGCCACGCGGGACAAGCTGGCCGCTGACCTGAAGAAGAAGTACGAAAAGGGCGCGAGCATCCGGGCGTTGGCGGAGTCCACCGGACGCTCCTACGGCTTCGTGCACCGGGTGCTCAGCGAGTCCGGTGTGCAGCTGCGCGGTCGCGGTGGCGCCACCCGCACGAAGAAGAAGTAA
- a CDS encoding DeoR/GlpR family DNA-binding transcription regulator, giving the protein MDVAGRHEVILQSLRQGQRVGVGTLAELVGASEMTVRRDLDVLERDGLLRRVRGAAVSMLTGEETPYAARSRQRLEAKRRIGLAVAELLDDGETVVLDGGTTTLEVARRLADRRLTVLPLSLHSADVLRTAEQVRLVLPGGDIRPGELAFGGPLTEYAFKIMRFDTVVLACCGLSAGNGVSAHDLAEVAVKRAAVDASARVIVAVDSSKFGRTAFGRACAAQDIDVLVTDEDAPGDEVARLREAGVEVRLV; this is encoded by the coding sequence ATGGATGTTGCAGGGCGGCACGAGGTCATCCTCCAGAGCCTGCGCCAGGGCCAGCGGGTCGGCGTCGGCACCCTCGCCGAACTCGTCGGCGCGTCCGAGATGACCGTGCGCCGCGACCTCGACGTGCTCGAACGCGACGGCCTGCTGCGCAGGGTGCGCGGCGCGGCGGTGAGCATGCTGACCGGCGAGGAGACGCCGTACGCGGCCCGCTCCCGGCAACGACTGGAAGCCAAGCGCCGCATCGGTCTCGCCGTCGCCGAACTGCTCGACGACGGCGAGACCGTCGTGCTCGACGGCGGCACCACCACCCTGGAGGTCGCGCGCCGGCTGGCCGACCGGCGGCTCACCGTGCTGCCCCTGTCGCTGCACTCCGCGGACGTGCTGCGGACCGCGGAGCAGGTCCGGCTGGTGCTGCCCGGCGGCGACATCCGACCCGGTGAACTCGCCTTCGGCGGCCCGCTCACCGAGTACGCCTTCAAGATCATGCGCTTCGACACGGTCGTCCTCGCGTGCTGCGGGCTCAGCGCGGGCAACGGCGTCTCCGCCCACGACCTGGCCGAAGTCGCCGTCAAACGGGCCGCCGTCGACGCCTCCGCGCGGGTCATCGTCGCCGTCGACAGCTCCAAGTTCGGCCGCACGGCGTTCGGCCGGGCCTGCGCGGCGCAGGACATCGACGTGCTGGTCACCGACGAGGACGCGCCCGGCGACGAGGTGGCACGGCTGCGCGAGGCCGGCGTCGAGGTACGCCTCGTCTGA